A single genomic interval of Pseudochaenichthys georgianus chromosome 3, fPseGeo1.2, whole genome shotgun sequence harbors:
- the cgref1 gene encoding cell growth regulator with EF hand domain protein 1 has protein sequence MQTGVFMESHLGRTTLCVLSLFLLLTHLSQAAPGQPASQREEAVEARPPSAALANPFGSGEEDRRLLQSYIQSSLKDSQGGPEISTWEQEVFFLFGLYDFDRSELLDGLEMMKLLSDYNSHHTPGAKTNVLVVSMVDFLLQTHDLNQDGLLAPSELLSPSLPHTQDSSNNKAAEEKLSDHGTDEEAGGAEQREEAQQEVQLQDEDKPQQEVKTEEEELINQVEKQQGQQIPEAPAAEHGQDHKVPVHQGQPEM, from the exons ATGCAGACAG GTGTGTTCATGGAGTCTCACCTGGGCAGGACGACCCTGTGTGTCCTGTCTCTGTTCCTGCTGCTCACTCACCTGAGCCAGGCTGCACCGGGTCAACCTGCGTCACAAAG GGAGGAAGCAGTCGAGGCCCGCCCCCCTTCAGCAGCGCTAGCCAATCCCTTTGGCTCTGGAGAAGAGGACCGCAG ATTGCTGCAAAGTTACATTCAATCCAGTCTGAAGGACAGCCAAGGAGGACCCGAAATCAGCACCTGGGAGCAAG AGGTTTTCTTCCTGTTTGGTCTTTATGACTTCGACCGCAGTGAGCTCCTGGATGGCTTGGAGATGATGAAACTACTCTCAGACTACAACTCCCATCATACACCTGGAGCAAAGACCAATGTGCTG GTGGTGTCTATGGTAGACTTTTTACTCCAGACTCACGATCTAAACCAGGACGGCCTGTTGGCCCCGTCGGAGCTGCTGTCTCCTTCATTACCTCACACACAG GACTCCAGCAACAACAAAGCAGCCGAGGAGAAGCTGTCAGACCACGGGACTGACGAGGAGGCAGGAGGAGCAGAACAGAGGGAGGAGGCTCAGCAGGAGGTGCAGCTTCAAGATGAAGACAAACCTCAACAGGAAGTAAAGACAGAAGAAGAGGAGCTCATAAATCAAGTGGAAAAACAGCAAGGACAACAGATCCCAGAAGCCCCAGCTGCAGAACATGGGCAGGACCACAAAGTCCCCGTTCATCAGGGACAACCAGAGATGTGA
- the kcnk2a gene encoding potassium channel subfamily K member 2 isoform X1: protein MAAPDLLDPKSDTHNTKPRLSFSTKPITLTPREESEVREKTEESRFLKMVATVMKWKTVTAIFLLVVLYLVMGAAVFRSLEQPHESAQRLAILTQKLEFLSTHSCVNQSQLEELVKQVVSAIRSGVNPAGRLTNHSSLWDLSSAFFFAGTVITTIGFGNTSPHTEGGRIFCIIYALLGIPLFGFLLAGVGDQLGTIFGKGIARVEKMFVHWDISQTKIRVISTLLFVLFGCLLFVALPAAIFKHIEGWSVLESLYFVVITLTTIGFGDFVAGGSEIEYLDYYKPVVWFWILVGLAYFAAILSMIGDWLRVISKKTKEEVVEIRAHAAEWTANVSAEFKETRRRVSVDIHDKFQRATSIKRKLSTDMGFIPGPELTLPRRTMSVNFSDERSESLITPLARNGGLFMNGLDPERGDIVDHFK, encoded by the exons A TGGCAGCTCCAGACTTATTGGACCCTAAATCCGACACTCACAACACCAAGCCCCGCCTCTCCTTCTCCACAAAGCCAATCACACTGACTCCCCGGGAGGAGAGTGAGGTGAGAGAAAAAACAGAGGAGTCCAGATTTTTAAAA ATGGTTGCCACAGTGATGAAATGGAAGACGGTGACGGCCATCTTTCTTTTGGTGGTCCTGTACCTGGTGATGGGAGCAGCAGTCTTCAGATCCCTGGAGCAGCCTCACGAGAG TGCCCAGCGTTTGGCCATTCTCACCCAGAAGCTGGAGTTCCTGTCCACACACTCCTGTGTCAACCAGAGCCAGCTGGAGGAGCTGGTTAAG CAAGTAGTGTCTGCCATCCGCTCAGGAGTGAACCCTGCAGGGAggctgaccaatcacagcagcCTGTGGGACCTAAGCTCCGCCTTCTTCTTTGCTGGGACTGTCATCACAACCATCG GTTTCGGGAACACCTCTCCCCACACAGAAGGGGGAAGGATCTTCTGCATCATCTACGCCTTGTTGGGGATTCCTCTGTTCGGCTTCCTCCTGGCCGGCGTAGGAGATCAGCTCGGCACCATCTTCGGCAAGGGCATCGCCCGAGTGGAGAAAATGTTTGTG CACTGGGACATCAGTCAGACAAAGATCCGGGTCATCTCCACGCTGCTGTTCGTGCTGTTCGGCTGCCTGCTGTTTGTGGCGCTGCCAGCGGCCATCTTTAAACACATCGAGGGCTGGTCAGTGCTGGAGTCCCTTTACTTTGTGGTCATCACGCTGACCACCATAGGATTTGGAGACTTTGTGGCAG GTGGTTCAGAAATAGAGTACTTAGATTACTATAAACCAGTTGTTTGGTTCTGGATTCTGGTGGGACTCGCCTACTTTGCTGCCATCCTCAGCATGATAGGAGACTGGCTCCGAGTCATCTCCAAGAAGACCAAAGAAGAG GTAGTGGAGATCCGAGCTCACGCTGCAGAGTGGACGGCTAACGTCTCCGCAGAGTTCAAAGAGACACGGCGGCGTGTTAGCGTGGACATCCACGATAAGTTCCAGCGTGCCACTTCAATTAAACGCAAACTGTCCACTGATATGGGATTCATCCCCGGCCCTGAGCTCACCCTGCCCAGGAGGACCATGTCCGTCAACTTCAGCGACGAGAGGAGCGAGAGCCTGATCACTCCTCTGGCCCGAAACGGAGGCTTGTTCATGAACGGTTTGGACCCCGAGCGAGGAGATATCGTGGACCACTTCAAGTAG
- the kcnk2a gene encoding potassium channel subfamily K member 2 isoform X2 translates to MAAPDLLDPKSDTHNTKPRLSFSTKPITLTPREESEMVATVMKWKTVTAIFLLVVLYLVMGAAVFRSLEQPHESAQRLAILTQKLEFLSTHSCVNQSQLEELVKQVVSAIRSGVNPAGRLTNHSSLWDLSSAFFFAGTVITTIGFGNTSPHTEGGRIFCIIYALLGIPLFGFLLAGVGDQLGTIFGKGIARVEKMFVHWDISQTKIRVISTLLFVLFGCLLFVALPAAIFKHIEGWSVLESLYFVVITLTTIGFGDFVAGGSEIEYLDYYKPVVWFWILVGLAYFAAILSMIGDWLRVISKKTKEEVVEIRAHAAEWTANVSAEFKETRRRVSVDIHDKFQRATSIKRKLSTDMGFIPGPELTLPRRTMSVNFSDERSESLITPLARNGGLFMNGLDPERGDIVDHFK, encoded by the exons A TGGCAGCTCCAGACTTATTGGACCCTAAATCCGACACTCACAACACCAAGCCCCGCCTCTCCTTCTCCACAAAGCCAATCACACTGACTCCCCGGGAGGAGAGTGAG ATGGTTGCCACAGTGATGAAATGGAAGACGGTGACGGCCATCTTTCTTTTGGTGGTCCTGTACCTGGTGATGGGAGCAGCAGTCTTCAGATCCCTGGAGCAGCCTCACGAGAG TGCCCAGCGTTTGGCCATTCTCACCCAGAAGCTGGAGTTCCTGTCCACACACTCCTGTGTCAACCAGAGCCAGCTGGAGGAGCTGGTTAAG CAAGTAGTGTCTGCCATCCGCTCAGGAGTGAACCCTGCAGGGAggctgaccaatcacagcagcCTGTGGGACCTAAGCTCCGCCTTCTTCTTTGCTGGGACTGTCATCACAACCATCG GTTTCGGGAACACCTCTCCCCACACAGAAGGGGGAAGGATCTTCTGCATCATCTACGCCTTGTTGGGGATTCCTCTGTTCGGCTTCCTCCTGGCCGGCGTAGGAGATCAGCTCGGCACCATCTTCGGCAAGGGCATCGCCCGAGTGGAGAAAATGTTTGTG CACTGGGACATCAGTCAGACAAAGATCCGGGTCATCTCCACGCTGCTGTTCGTGCTGTTCGGCTGCCTGCTGTTTGTGGCGCTGCCAGCGGCCATCTTTAAACACATCGAGGGCTGGTCAGTGCTGGAGTCCCTTTACTTTGTGGTCATCACGCTGACCACCATAGGATTTGGAGACTTTGTGGCAG GTGGTTCAGAAATAGAGTACTTAGATTACTATAAACCAGTTGTTTGGTTCTGGATTCTGGTGGGACTCGCCTACTTTGCTGCCATCCTCAGCATGATAGGAGACTGGCTCCGAGTCATCTCCAAGAAGACCAAAGAAGAG GTAGTGGAGATCCGAGCTCACGCTGCAGAGTGGACGGCTAACGTCTCCGCAGAGTTCAAAGAGACACGGCGGCGTGTTAGCGTGGACATCCACGATAAGTTCCAGCGTGCCACTTCAATTAAACGCAAACTGTCCACTGATATGGGATTCATCCCCGGCCCTGAGCTCACCCTGCCCAGGAGGACCATGTCCGTCAACTTCAGCGACGAGAGGAGCGAGAGCCTGATCACTCCTCTGGCCCGAAACGGAGGCTTGTTCATGAACGGTTTGGACCCCGAGCGAGGAGATATCGTGGACCACTTCAAGTAG
- the kcnk2a gene encoding potassium channel subfamily K member 2 isoform X3: MVATVMKWKTVTAIFLLVVLYLVMGAAVFRSLEQPHESAQRLAILTQKLEFLSTHSCVNQSQLEELVKQVVSAIRSGVNPAGRLTNHSSLWDLSSAFFFAGTVITTIGFGNTSPHTEGGRIFCIIYALLGIPLFGFLLAGVGDQLGTIFGKGIARVEKMFVHWDISQTKIRVISTLLFVLFGCLLFVALPAAIFKHIEGWSVLESLYFVVITLTTIGFGDFVAGGSEIEYLDYYKPVVWFWILVGLAYFAAILSMIGDWLRVISKKTKEEVVEIRAHAAEWTANVSAEFKETRRRVSVDIHDKFQRATSIKRKLSTDMGFIPGPELTLPRRTMSVNFSDERSESLITPLARNGGLFMNGLDPERGDIVDHFK; the protein is encoded by the exons ATGGTTGCCACAGTGATGAAATGGAAGACGGTGACGGCCATCTTTCTTTTGGTGGTCCTGTACCTGGTGATGGGAGCAGCAGTCTTCAGATCCCTGGAGCAGCCTCACGAGAG TGCCCAGCGTTTGGCCATTCTCACCCAGAAGCTGGAGTTCCTGTCCACACACTCCTGTGTCAACCAGAGCCAGCTGGAGGAGCTGGTTAAG CAAGTAGTGTCTGCCATCCGCTCAGGAGTGAACCCTGCAGGGAggctgaccaatcacagcagcCTGTGGGACCTAAGCTCCGCCTTCTTCTTTGCTGGGACTGTCATCACAACCATCG GTTTCGGGAACACCTCTCCCCACACAGAAGGGGGAAGGATCTTCTGCATCATCTACGCCTTGTTGGGGATTCCTCTGTTCGGCTTCCTCCTGGCCGGCGTAGGAGATCAGCTCGGCACCATCTTCGGCAAGGGCATCGCCCGAGTGGAGAAAATGTTTGTG CACTGGGACATCAGTCAGACAAAGATCCGGGTCATCTCCACGCTGCTGTTCGTGCTGTTCGGCTGCCTGCTGTTTGTGGCGCTGCCAGCGGCCATCTTTAAACACATCGAGGGCTGGTCAGTGCTGGAGTCCCTTTACTTTGTGGTCATCACGCTGACCACCATAGGATTTGGAGACTTTGTGGCAG GTGGTTCAGAAATAGAGTACTTAGATTACTATAAACCAGTTGTTTGGTTCTGGATTCTGGTGGGACTCGCCTACTTTGCTGCCATCCTCAGCATGATAGGAGACTGGCTCCGAGTCATCTCCAAGAAGACCAAAGAAGAG GTAGTGGAGATCCGAGCTCACGCTGCAGAGTGGACGGCTAACGTCTCCGCAGAGTTCAAAGAGACACGGCGGCGTGTTAGCGTGGACATCCACGATAAGTTCCAGCGTGCCACTTCAATTAAACGCAAACTGTCCACTGATATGGGATTCATCCCCGGCCCTGAGCTCACCCTGCCCAGGAGGACCATGTCCGTCAACTTCAGCGACGAGAGGAGCGAGAGCCTGATCACTCCTCTGGCCCGAAACGGAGGCTTGTTCATGAACGGTTTGGACCCCGAGCGAGGAGATATCGTGGACCACTTCAAGTAG